The Bacteroidales bacterium genomic sequence AGAGCCATCCCAAATATACCAAGTTACATTTTTGCCAGTACCTTTAGCTTGGTGACAATAAAACCGAATACCTGAAATTTTTCCTGCATATTGATTGTCATAATATTCCGCGTATTGGAAAGTTTTTCTTGTTCCATCTGCAGCATGTCCTGGAATAAGACCATTAGTAAAACCCCAAACAGTTAAACCATCACCAGGATAAAAATTAGAGCAAGTGTCTTTTCCTCCAACGGTAACAAAATCCGGAATAGTATAAGTATCAGTACCTTGAGCATTTGTTACTGTTAAAGAACTTGCATATTTTCCAGATGAAGAATATGTTATCTCTGGAGGCGTTTTTCCTGAGAAAGTAAATGGACTTCCTCCTGTAAAAGACCAATTCCAAGATGTTGGAACACGAGAACTGTGATCTTTATAAGTAACAGAGCCGCCAATAGGAATAAACGGCTTTAACTTTATATTACGTAAATTTCCTTCTCCATAAAAAGAAGAAATAGGAGCGCGTCCTATTACATTTACATAATTTGATTTTGTTTTAGAGCTACTTCCTGCCAAATTAGCTGCTGTTAAAGAAACATCATATACTCCTTGAACATCGTATTGTACCTCTGGGTTTTTAACATAAGATTCTATTGGTGTTCCAGATGGATTAGACCATTTCCACAATGTTGGATTATTTGTTGATAAATCAATTAAGTTTACTTTTTCACCCTCAAAAATAGTTATCTGTGCTGGAGTGGTAGATAAAACACTAATGTCATCTAAACTAATACTATAATTATTGCTTGAATTATAGTGTCTAAATGCAATATAAACATTTGCATTGCCCTTGTATGCATCAAGAGAATGTGTTCTTTCTAAATATTCTGCTAAAAATGCTGGTAATGTTTCTTCAAAAAGCAAAGAAAAATCAGATGTGTCAGTACCGGTTGTTGAGACAAAAACACCATAGTGTTCTTGCGAAAAGTTCGGATCTTGCCCTGTTACATAATATTTAAGAAAATAACCACCTGATGTGTCACTAAGGTCAATAGCTGGTGTAATCAACCAGTTATCTGGTGTTAATGGATTACTTCCATCCCAAGAAGCTGAAACAACAGCACCTGTTCCGCTATGAGTTTTTAACACACCACTAGCATCAACAAACCAATTGTTTCCATCCCCATCAACATCTTTTGTTGTCCAACCTGCAGGCATTGATGCTCCTTCAAAATCCTCAAAAAATATTTGTGATTCCACTCCGAAATCAGCAACTGGAGCTACATTTGGATCTATGATTATTCTTATATTTGGACGATTTGTTGCTGTTGTTCCATTACCTGCTGGCGCCGAATTAGTTCCAGTCCAATATTGATGTGTACGATTACCTGTTGTTAAAGTATATCTACAATTAGAAGCACCATTTATAGTTCCATCTACAAGCACTATTACAAGTAAATTTTTTGAATTATCAAATTCAAATGGAGTTTGCAAAGTATGAGTAAACCAATCACCCCCAATATCAGGAATAAATGTTCCATCTAGCACTAATGTTGCATCTGAAATAATTGAAGCAACTGTTTCTGCAGTTGAAAAAGTAGAATAGCCTACTTCTTTCATATAAATTTTTATATTGCGTTCATCAGATCTTGATGTGTTAGGATAATATGAAATTTCTTTGATTGTCCCAGATACACCAATTTCAGCACCCGTATATATAGCAGCACTCCTAACAAATTTATTTCCCCAAGATACACCATAAGGATAATCATTTCCTGTTATTCCATCTCCAATTATTACAGGTGGCGGAGTATATGCATTTACAGTAATATAAGATGTTTTTGTTTCTGTATCTTGACCTAGCTGATTTTTTGCTGTTAAGGAAACTGTATATGTTCCTGGAGTAGCCCATGTACAAGTAGGGTTTCTTTGCGTGGAAGAAGAAGGAAATCCATCTGCAAATGTCCAAGACCATTCTTGTGGTGAATTAGTAGAGCGATCACTAAATTGTACTGTGTCTCCTACAGTAACAGTTGTTGCTGATGCAATAAAATCAGCTACAGGAGGAGCAGAAACGGCATTCGGATCCATTCCATCTAATGTTGTTGGATTAGTTCCAGCCGGGTCAAGCCAATGTTTTAACTCATGGGCATTACCTGATCCATTAACATTATTTTGCCAATGATAACTAAATTTTCCATATACATCACCTTTATACGAACTATCACATTTTGAAGATCCTCCAGTAAGAGTACCAATAACTCTTCCATCATTATTAAACAATGGAGAGCCAGAAGATCCACCTTCAGTCACTCCTCGTCCATTAGTTGTTGCAGCCCAATTGTTGAATGTCCAATATCCCCCAATAGCTCCACCACTCCATGTTGCATGAGTGGTAGTTGCTGTAAAAGTAGAAATCTTTTTTGCGTCTCCGCTAGGGTGATGGATTCCTACACCACCTGTTGTTGCACTATTAGATTTGTCCCATCCATTATAATAAGGATTCCATGCTAATGGTGGTGTAGAATTTAGCTCAACTAACTGCATATCTGTTCCTCCACTAATGCTTCCTTCAGCACGTTTCACACACCCTGTTAGCATATTATTAGCTGGAATTCCTGTATTGGAACATCCAGGACGCTCATA encodes the following:
- a CDS encoding PKD domain-containing protein; the encoded protein is MQKRFLQTYVACFLFLLTTIVYAQPSRQGMPASFNLSLPDIKPTVLSVDKIDWKAIKAEDQLALNQNLPLRAGFSIPVVKSIDKDGEWTQLPDGRMLWRLKLEAPSAVSLGVVFDMFLLPEGAELFIYNEDKSFVIGAFTSENNNPNNVFSTHLIPGSSITIEYIEKADFFGAIKTNQNPITLGKEKIQKTKYPEQNNDIKFSPKGVLRVGELIYVYNDKVNTRTKDLGDAGSCHVNINCSPEGDNWQEEKRGVARILFREGGDWYYCSGTLVNNTLEDGTPYFLTAYHCGATASAADHNVWQFYFNYERPGCSNTGIPANNMLTGCVKRAEGSISGGTDMQLVELNSTPPLAWNPYYNGWDKSNSATTGGVGIHHPSGDAKKISTFTATTTHATWSGGAIGGYWTFNNWAATTNGRGVTEGGSSGSPLFNNDGRVIGTLTGGSSKCDSSYKGDVYGKFSYHWQNNVNGSGNAHELKHWLDPAGTNPTTLDGMDPNAVSAPPVADFIASATTVTVGDTVQFSDRSTNSPQEWSWTFADGFPSSSTQRNPTCTWATPGTYTVSLTAKNQLGQDTETKTSYITVNAYTPPPVIIGDGITGNDYPYGVSWGNKFVRSAAIYTGAEIGVSGTIKEISYYPNTSRSDERNIKIYMKEVGYSTFSTAETVASIISDATLVLDGTFIPDIGGDWFTHTLQTPFEFDNSKNLLVIVLVDGTINGASNCRYTLTTGNRTHQYWTGTNSAPAGNGTTATNRPNIRIIIDPNVAPVADFGVESQIFFEDFEGASMPAGWTTKDVDGDGNNWFVDASGVLKTHSGTGAVVSASWDGSNPLTPDNWLITPAIDLSDTSGGYFLKYYVTGQDPNFSQEHYGVFVSTTGTDTSDFSLLFEETLPAFLAEYLERTHSLDAYKGNANVYIAFRHYNSSNNYSISLDDISVLSTTPAQITIFEGEKVNLIDLSTNNPTLWKWSNPSGTPIESYVKNPEVQYDVQGVYDVSLTAANLAGSSSKTKSNYVNVIGRAPISSFYGEGNLRNIKLKPFIPIGGSVTYKDHSSRVPTSWNWSFTGGSPFTFSGKTPPEITYSSSGKYASSLTVTNAQGTDTYTIPDFVTVGGKDTCSNFYPGDGLTVWGFTNGLIPGHAADGTRKTFQYAEYYDNQYAGKISGIRFYCHQAKGTGKNVTWYIWDGSTGSPGTVLWDSVITITSFTENTWNFISMADIAVSGPFFVGYSLNYDATHNFTTHQFCTAGARRNNNNNNTAYFSYGETFPGNWLSAQVFGISTSWAIHPEFTYDLVETIVTATANPGCDSGSVTLTATKFTNQTFYLTTGTGTAVANWTGTTDTHTFTGLASGDYKGYVVEGANTSLISNVVALTNDTKVNVSVNISASPSTPICEGESVTFTATPTNGGTAPTYAWYKGGVLSGTTNIFTTSTLTNGEGVYCVLTSDLSCVVDSIATSNTINTTVNPNLLASVSIDADEYGICEGELVTFTATPTNGGTSPTYQWYVNGSLAGSDSS